The Culex pipiens pallens isolate TS chromosome 2, TS_CPP_V2, whole genome shotgun sequence DNA window GTCACGTGTGCCTCGCACGAGCACGTGGTCGACCTGATCCGCAACTCGGGCTCGCTCGTGTCGATGACGGTGGTCACGCTGCCGCACAATCTGGTCAACTCGATGCTGGACGCGGCCACGGCCATGTCCAGCACTCACCAGCAGGCGGACACCGGCAGTCAGCACTCGAGCGGATCCGGCATGAGCACGCCCGTTTCCTGCTCGGCCGCGGCAGCTCGCCAGTGTTCGACGCTGCCCCGGCGGATGAACGGGGGGCCGGCGAGTTTGGCGGGCTGCAAGATGCCGGCACCGATGCCACCGCGGCGAGATCCAAAGACAACCCTTAGCGTAGGACGAGCACGTGCCAAATCGATGGTCGCCGGGTTGGAGGGTGGCGGCGAGAAGGACGATGATGAGGGGATGGGATCGGGCCATGGCAAGTCAACGTCGGTGGAATCACTGCATCAGCAGTTGTTGCTGCAGCAACAGTCGCAGTCGGCGATCAGCACTCCGACGCAGGGCGGTCCGGGGACGCCGGTGCAACCGCGGACGGCGAGCATCAAGTCACGGCCAACGTCTAGTCGAATAACGGCCGCCGAGTTGGAGGAGCTGTTCCAGCGGCAGCAGGGCGTGGACGCGAATCGATGTTCGATGCTGATGTCCAGCTCGCGGTTCCAGAGTGGGTTCGATAGTGGTGCGGCGACGCCGCCGACCTCCCCCCAGAAGGGACCAATTGTGTACGCGAGCGTGGCCGAAATGAAGCGCAAAAAGTCGTCCAAGATTGGCACGCTCAAGGGTCGACCCATTCCGATTCCGCAGGTCGGATCCGATCTGAAGCGCATCTTCCACAGCACGCCGGATCTCGCGGGGATCTCGGCCGGATCGATGGCCTCGGAGCTCAACAGCAGCGCCGGAACGTTGACGCCGTCGGCCAGCTGGTTCAACACCGTCGGCCACAAGGGCCACCGATCTCAAGACGACATGTACAGCCTTCATATGTCGCTGCAAAGACTGAACCTTCCCCCGCCGAACCATCCGCCACCGCCACCCCCCGTCGGCCAGGTCGTCAAGGTGGAAATCTCCCGCGGGTCCGAGTACGAATGTCTCACCGCGCTTCAGAAGCACATCCAGGCCAAGGCCAAACAGCAGCAGTCCAAAATGCTCGACTCCGAAGTCATGTCCAGCTTCAAGCCGGCCTCGAACGCCAAACTGTACGCGTCCCCCCAGGACATCCGGAACGTGGGCTACCGAACGACGAGTGTCACATCCGCAacgagcagcagcagtagtGGAAACAGCAGCAACAGCGGCAACAGCAGTACCACCACAGAGGTAAGCCCCGAATACCCCCTTCCGAAACCCCACACTAATCCAAAAACCCCCGTTCAAACAGGTCCGCAAATCGTCCTCAATCCGGTCGACCGCGTCGAGCACGACGACCGGTGGCAGCGCCATCAACGTCACAACGGTCACAATCGGCGGCGGAGCCGCGACAGCGACCATCACCAACTCCACCAACAACAATTCCGGAGGTGGTGGCAGCAATCCGTACGCCCAACCGGGTCGGCCCGCGGTCATGCAACAGGCTGCACAACCCCAGCAGCAGTACAAAAATCCACCCGGGGCGCCACCCCTTCCGGATCCGGACTACAGCTTGAGCGATGAGTCGGACACCGAAGAGGACAACTCGGTGCGGATGGTGCGGGCGAACCTGAAGAAGGTTAACGGGGCGGATGGAGCGACGGGGACGATGGCGAATAGCGTGGGTGGGAAAGGGGCAACGGTGAATCCGGGGATGGCGGCTGAGACGAGCGGAAACAGCAACACAAGGTGAGtttaatttgagatttttttcatattattgaAGAATTTGTCAAACATTTggtttttttctgtgaatagataaataaattgaattaaaaaaaaatgtcaaggtgAACAATGTTGAGGATATATTCTAAGAAGCTTTATAAAAGCCTATCTGAACATAGCATAGCAAATCAGAATTTAATGACATCGTGCTTCTAATGTTGCGATATCagaactttgacgttcaatcacagcagaaaatatttgtttatgatttttcagaatgttttacgtaacatatccaaaaatggtgaattcgcattcgcatggagatggtgatcttagcgggttgcagtaacatatctaaaaatggtgaatatccattaacaaaaaaaaaggtgaatatccattaacaggagtctgagttataattttttgtaacaaaaaaaataatctgattCCCGTATAAAAATCGATCCAAAAGTACCACGCTTCTCCATCGAAATGAATTTCCCGTACATTTCGCTGGATACACATTGTACCTTATGGAAAGGACACAAGCAATTGTGTTTGGCAAGGTACTCCTAGGCAAAATTTGGGGCCAAATAAGAGCACTTTTGATCTCGATGTCACTGATATTAGGCCATTGCAGACGCCTTCAAAAAATGGCCCAAAAAATCAAgggcaaaaatatatttcttgctgcaaatcaaatttttaattgaatttaaaaaataacattttttatttcaaaattgtacaaTTAATTGGGAAATTTAAAGTAACATTTTATTAGGTTtacatttgtatttttaatcaacttaaaactttttacagattttgatttttaggaGCACAGAccggaaaaagacaaaaaaatgagtttttttaataatttcattgatattttgcaaattgttgGTAGTACCATAACTGTAATAATGTAAAAAGcgatttgtgatactttttgcttcacAATTTCAAAAGAAGGgtgtcaaatttgattttgtgttTGTGCaggtatgcagtattttttgtaatgtcccagactatgcctcaacgcatttttcaataatttaaatgaCATTTGTATCGctctataacaaaaaatgtgaaattcaagcaaaaaataaaaaaaataattaaaattaaatagaataaACCAAGCACTATCAGAAAGTAAGATATGAATGCCATGAAAGTGGTAAAAtgtctataataaaaaaaaatatcagaaagtaaaaaaagcaaaataaagtaCTAAATGaaccaggaaaaaaaataaaaaaaagcccaaaacaggaattttttagatacttttttctcgaccttctccgatttcaatgaaactttgtagacatgttatcctaggcatatataagccatttttgtgtatatggagccagttacagtCGATAATGAcaattgagaagggcgtaagtgttttgaatatttttgtatttcgtaatttaaatattgctgtatctcgatgccgttgcatcgtatcaaaaagtggtcaaagacaaacttgtaggaaaatttgacgggctttccgaaaaaaaatacactgaaagaaaataaCACCCCActttcatgagtttttttttttttatttttaaatgtaaaagtcaaatttgaaggtgagccctcgattttttttcgtttaattttttgtgaaaatagcctaagatgtttcaaaaagacttacgaaaaatgcaggatgtagcagcttacctaaaaaaatacaaaaatcatttactgaaaatgtttttttttttttcataagtgctctaaacatcaaaattttctaaaaccgaacacgagagtcaatttttaagacaattttaacataaaagtctccatattgaccattgttctaaGTCCAAACtttcaaacaaagcaaaatgtatgaGTCTGACGTTTCTGCATACAAATGCAGGCAAAATGCGAGCGAGTTTGTTCGTCACAGTCTAATACCCCCTTAACTGCCCTTGTTCGCAAAATTGTCacaaatgcattttctgcaaattgagataaaaaacttcaaagtttgaaaaaatatttatcaattttaaattaacaatCATTTCACCAGAAACTTATTCAACAGGGATCTCACACATGCTGTTCTGTATGCTTTTGGAAAGTTTGTATTAATAATTGTCTTGATTATTGctttcggtttaaaaaaaatgcaggatgggtCTTCTTGCGTGAACATTTTCTTGGATTGGTGGACTTTTTTTACAAGAAaaccaaaaacagaaaaaagttcCCTATAACTCAATTTGGTATTGGTGAGATATATGACtgattttgttattgttttcttATTGTTAGCTTATTACAAAATGTTAATATTATTGCATGGTTTCAAttaaatattacacattttcaaatgCTGAATAAAATCATCAAACATTGGCTGACGGCTTACAAATGTTGttcaacaattgaaaaaataataataaaattttacagaGGCCTGGCAAAAATATCCAGGTGAGCAAATaaccaaaatgtttgaaag harbors:
- the LOC120426621 gene encoding SH3 and multiple ankyrin repeat domains protein 2-like isoform X2, whose protein sequence is MTVVPFRGPPRYNPRRRSGLGWGSTLSRIYGGPPSPCPSEHPFSSASSSLSEGSSSHRSHEDDISIVTDKSLGDTSDIISDSSGVGTNSDSAACSIGHPSTTVVCMEGYEAGLSGHIQIQPGDVIEVVGSTDCGLLEGFVRGTNKTGFFPAHCVQEVQFRQKSIVNVSTSAPMHHHYVINMGGGGGSGEGSEQGQGQGHGQQQQQGQYNSQTAPRTKKATTGEPRTVVLHRAKRGFGFILRGAKASSPLMQLKPSARCPALQYLDDVDPGGVADMAGLKPGDFLLAINNEDVTCASHEHVVDLIRNSGSLVSMTVVTLPHNLVNSMLDAATAMSSTHQQADTGSQHSSGSGMSTPVSCSAAAARQCSTLPRRMNGGPASLAGCKMPAPMPPRRDPKTTLSVGRARAKSMVAGLEGGGEKDDDEGMGSGHGKSTSVESLHQQLLLQQQSQSAISTPTQGGPGTPVQPRTASIKSRPTSSRITAAELEELFQRQQGVDANRCSMLMSSSRFQSGFDSGAATPPTSPQKGPIVYASVAEMKRKKSSKIGTLKGRPIPIPQVGSDLKRIFHSTPDLAGISAGSMASELNSSAGTLTPSASWFNTVGHKGHRSQDDMYSLHMSLQRLNLPPPNHPPPPPPVGQVVKVEISRGSEYECLTALQKHIQAKAKQQQSKMLDSEVMSSFKPASNAKLYASPQDIRNVGYRTTSVTSATSSSSSGNSSNSGNSSTTTEVRKSSSIRSTASSTTTGGSAINVTTVTIGGGAATATITNSTNNNSGGGGSNPYAQPGRPAVMQQAAQPQQQYKNPPGAPPLPDPDYSLSDESDTEEDNSVRMVRANLKKVNGADGATGTMANSVGGKGATVNPGMAAETSGNSNTSGSSSGSSSIPHSFSVEEIQKIRTKLKSSKSYPNDFLRQQNAQQQQQQQQENADRDRQDDAGDNSSSGVSSDQEVTVTCNEVPKPMALLEQKKMAVMITPAKVPVQLPEVRSDEDDGDQSPSPPATGFQRHNSLTRKQAATIAAQRAKAAAAQNIQQRHAVTLATLPPPIEADSDEGDGGAAAVLPPPAEFSDSVGGCSQPHGGGGVHHHHHHGHGHHGGGGGAGAGQYVTGHNPNCKRVRIVGAVPKVNRLNSQ
- the LOC120426621 gene encoding SH3 and multiple ankyrin repeat domains protein 2-like isoform X1, which translates into the protein MMKLTVPFRGPPRYNPRRRSGLGWGSTLSRIYGGPPSPCPSEHPFSSASSSLSEGSSSHRSHEDDISIVTDKSLGDTSDIISDSSGVGTNSDSAACSIGHPSTTVVCMEGYEAGLSGHIQIQPGDVIEVVGSTDCGLLEGFVRGTNKTGFFPAHCVQEVQFRQKSIVNVSTSAPMHHHYVINMGGGGGSGEGSEQGQGQGHGQQQQQGQYNSQTAPRTKKATTGEPRTVVLHRAKRGFGFILRGAKASSPLMQLKPSARCPALQYLDDVDPGGVADMAGLKPGDFLLAINNEDVTCASHEHVVDLIRNSGSLVSMTVVTLPHNLVNSMLDAATAMSSTHQQADTGSQHSSGSGMSTPVSCSAAAARQCSTLPRRMNGGPASLAGCKMPAPMPPRRDPKTTLSVGRARAKSMVAGLEGGGEKDDDEGMGSGHGKSTSVESLHQQLLLQQQSQSAISTPTQGGPGTPVQPRTASIKSRPTSSRITAAELEELFQRQQGVDANRCSMLMSSSRFQSGFDSGAATPPTSPQKGPIVYASVAEMKRKKSSKIGTLKGRPIPIPQVGSDLKRIFHSTPDLAGISAGSMASELNSSAGTLTPSASWFNTVGHKGHRSQDDMYSLHMSLQRLNLPPPNHPPPPPPVGQVVKVEISRGSEYECLTALQKHIQAKAKQQQSKMLDSEVMSSFKPASNAKLYASPQDIRNVGYRTTSVTSATSSSSSGNSSNSGNSSTTTEVRKSSSIRSTASSTTTGGSAINVTTVTIGGGAATATITNSTNNNSGGGGSNPYAQPGRPAVMQQAAQPQQQYKNPPGAPPLPDPDYSLSDESDTEEDNSVRMVRANLKKVNGADGATGTMANSVGGKGATVNPGMAAETSGNSNTSGSSSGSSSIPHSFSVEEIQKIRTKLKSSKSYPNDFLRQQNAQQQQQQQQENADRDRQDDAGDNSSSGVSSDQEVTVTCNEVPKPMALLEQKKMAVMITPAKVPVQLPEVRSDEDDGDQSPSPPATGFQRHNSLTRKQAATIAAQRAKAAAAQNIQQRHAVTLATLPPPIEADSDEGDGGAAAVLPPPAEFSDSVGGCSQPHGGGGVHHHHHHGHGHHGGGGGAGAGQYVTGHNPNCKRVRIVGAVPKVNRLNSQ